One Corynebacterium aurimucosum genomic window, ACGCGCTCACACCGGGCTTGGGTGGTATTGCTACTGGTATTTGGCTGCTGGGTGGTGTTGTCGGTGGCCTGATTATCCGCAAGCCGGGTGCTGCACTTTATGTGGAGTTGCTGGCGGCCATCGTGTCGGCGGTGCTGGGCTCCCAGTGGGGGATTAGTACGTTGTACTCCGGTATTGCGCAGGGCATTGGTGTCGAGATTGTCTTGGCTATTTTCCTCTACCGCCGCTTTGGCTTGGGTATTGCGATGCTCGGTGGCATGGCTGCGGGCTGGGGTGCGTTTGTCCTGGAGCTGTTTACTTCCGGAAACCTGGGCAAGACTCTGCAGTTCAACATCATCTACCTGGTGACGCTGAGCATATCCGGTGCTGTGTTGGCGGGTGCCGTGGGCTATTTCGTGGTTAAGGCTCTTGCGAAGACTGGTGCGCTGGACCGCTTTGCGGTCGGCCGCGAACAACACAGTGCTTAAACGAGTATTGCTTGAGGCTATTTGCTCGTTGCTTGCTGCTTGTTTCGCGTTGTTTGTTGTTTGTGAATCTTTGACTGAGGTTGGTTGGCGTTGCTGACTGTGATGGCTGGTTCTGATGGCTGATGTGGGTAGTGCTGGGGCCACGAAGCTTGTGGCCCGTGGCTATGGCTGGACGCATGCAGGGAGGCGTGCGCCGGCGCTGGCGGATATTGATTTGGTTGTATCGCCGGGGGAGAAGGTGCTGCTGTGCGGTGATTCCGGTTCCGGGAAATCCACGCTGCTGGCAGCCATAGCGGGCGTGCTTGGTGGGGATGATGAAGGTACCCGTGTCGGGGAGATTCTTCTTGAAGATGCCTCTGGCCACGTGGAGCCACCCGGACGCACGATTCCGGTGGGGCTGGTCCTGCAGGATCCGGACTCGCAGGTGATTGCCGCGCGCGTGGGCGATGACGTGGCCTTTGGTTGTGAGAACTTGGCCTACCCACGCTCGGAGATTTGGCAGCGGGTGTCGGCGGCGCTATCGATGGTGGGGCCATCGGTGGACTTGTCATTTCCCACCGAGCAGCTCTCCGGTGGGCAGAAGCAACGCCTAGCCTTGGCTGGTGTCATCGCGATGGGGGCGGGCATGGTGCTGCTGGATGAGCCGACGGCGAACCTCGACCCGGAGGGTGCGCGTGAGGTCATCGAGGCCGTAACGACCATGGTGGAGCGCACGGGTGCAACCCTCATCGTTGTAGAGCACCAGCACGCGGCGTGGAAAGGCGTGCTCGACCGAGCTATTGAGCTGAAGGACGGGCGCATCGTCGCTGACGGTCCTTTAGACACTGTGGTAGCGTCGCGGTCTATTAGCGGTTTGCCGCGGGCGCGGGAGATCGGCGGGACGTCGCCAAGCAACACTGGGGCAGTACCGGAGACGGCGGCGCTGTGGAGTACGGACCTGGTCACCCGCTTCGGGCCGCCGCGTAGCTACGCCCTGCCGCGGGGGATGTCCACGGTGATTACTGGGCCAAATGGTGCGGGCAAGACCACGTGGCTGATGACGGTCGCAGGATTGCTTCCGGCAGTCTCCGGAGAGATTGGTGTGGCAGAGTACGTGCGCCGAGGGCTGAAAGGTTCGCCGCTGACGTGGAAGTCCCGGGAGTTGGCGGACCGCATTGGGTTCGTCTTCCAGAACCCGGAGCATCAGTTCGTCGCCCGCACAGTGGCAGAAGAGCTGCGCGTAGCACCCCGGGTTATGCACCGCGAGGTGCCGGAGGCGCGCATTGCGGAGCTCGTGGAGTCGCTGCGCCTGGGGCATCTGCTCAACGCCAATCCGTTTACTCTCTCCGGAGGGGAAAAGCGCAGGTTGTCCGTGGCCACGGCGTTGGTCACGGCGCCGGAGGTGCTGCTTCTTGATGAGCCGACTTTCGGCCAAGACCCCCATACCTTCACAGAGCTGGTGTGGTTATTGCGGCGCATGGCGGATGAGGGGACGACGATTGCTTCAGTCACCCACGATCCGCTGTTTATTTCCGCGTTGGGTGACCACCGCGTGGAGGTGAGCCGTGGCTAATTCGTCTTCGGTGAGCGTGAAGGGCGCTGGCCGTTTGGGCAGTGCTGGTTTGCTGCGCGGGGTGAATCCGCTGACACGCATCTTTCTGATGTTCGTGTGGGTTACGCCCTTGTTGCTTTCGGTGGATTGGGTCTCCGCAGTCGTGTCGTTGGTTATGACGCTTCTTTTCGCGCCGCTGTGTGGGGTGTCGTGGCCGCGGTTGGTGAAGGCTGGGTGGTTCCTGTTTCTTATTGCGCCGTTGTCCGGAATTTCGATGTTGCTCTACGGTGCGCCCGGTGGCAGGGAGTACTTCAGCTGGTGGCTGATTACGGTGAGTGATAACTCGCTAGAGCTGGCCATCGCCATTACTGTGCGTGTGCTGGCGGTGGCGTTGCCCATGGTGGTGCTGGCGCGGGATATTGACCCGACGGAGCTGGGGGATGCCCTCTCGCAGATCCTCAAGCTTCCCTCACGCTTCGTTATCGGTGCTGTGGCCGGGGTGCGCATGATGACGCTCTTTAAATCAGACTGGCAGTACCTGGCCATGGCGCGGCGTGCGCGTGGGCTTACTGACGAAGGCCGCATCAAGCACCTCATCACTATGTCCTTCGGGTTGTTGGTGTTGGCCCTGCGCCGCGGCGGGAAGCTGGCCACGGCGATGGAGGCGCGCGGATTCGGGCGCACACCGCCGGGCGGTGGCCAGCGCACCTGGGCGCGGCCCTCACGTCTCGCCGGCCGGGACTGGCTGGTGATGGTGGTGGGAACCGGCCTTGCGGCGCTTCCGGTGGTAGTTTCGGTTCTCAGTGGGTCCTGGAGATTTTTTGGACTCTAGGATGACTCTCTTAAAAGCTGCACGCTAGACAAACCCAGAAGTGGTGAAAGACAACATGCAGGACACGGACCGCACGGACCATCGGGAAGGCGGTAAGGGAACTGCCGATACCAACGCCGCCGAGATGGACAGGCTCTTGAATGATGTGATGTCGCTCGCGGCGGCACGTAAGCGGCCGATGCGCCCAATTACCGTGCTTATCGACGGCCCCTCGGGCGCCGGCAAGACCTGGACCTCCGTGGCGCTGGCGGAGCGCACTGGATGGCGCGTTGTCCACCTCGACGAATTCTATCCTGGTTGGCATGGGCTGCAAGAAGGCTCAAAGATGGTCTCGGAACAAGTGCTGCGGGAGAATAACCCGGGCTATTGGCGCTGGGACTGGGAAGCCAACGCGCCGAAGGACTGGGCTAGTTTGGATGAGCGCGACGATCTGATCGTTGAAGGCGTAGGTTCGGTTACTGAGGCCACCGTAGCCGCCGCCAACGAGCGCGGCTCCGTGGTGACCGTGCGCATCGACGGGCCGCGTGAGAAGCGTCGCGAGCGCGCCCTTGAGCGCGACCCTGGCTACGAAGAGTGGTTTGAAACCTGGGAGAAGCAGGAGCAACAGCACTTCGCTGAGCGCGCGGTGGAGGCGGACCTGACCTGGGAGTGGCGCTAATACTCACTGCAGCTTGAGTGCCAAGCCAAGCAGCCACATCATGGATTTGAGCAGATCAGCGGGGTGGTGGTAGTCTGTTCAAGGTTTCATCTTTATAGGAGATGAAAAGTCTGATCGGTATCTCGACCATTCTGTGGTTGAGGGACGTTCTGGACATGCGGAAGGGCCCCGGAGAAGAGCCCCTATTTTTGCATGTTTGGACTTGTGAAAGCGGTCAGTTCAAGCCGAAGTCATAGAGAAAGACTAGATTTATGCCAACTATTCAGCAGCTGGTCCGAAAGGGCCGCCACTCCAAGAAGGCCAAGGTTGCTACGGCCGGCCTGAAGGGCTCCCCGCAGCGCCGTGGCGTGTGCACCCGCGTGTACACCACCACCCCGAAGAAGCCGAACTCGGCTCTACGTAAGGTTGCCCGTGTGCGCCTGACCTCCGGTATCGAGGTTTCCGCCTACATTCCGGGTGAGGGCCACAACCTGCAGGAGCACTCCATGGTGCTCGTCCGCGGTGGTCGTGTGAAGGACCTCCCGGGTGTTCGCTACAAGATTATCCGCGGCGCACTGGATACCCAGGGCGTGAAGGACCGTAAGCAGGCTCGTTCCCGCTACGGCGCAAAGAAGGGACAGTAATCAACAATGCGTAAGAATGCTGCACCGAAGCGTCCTGTAGTTAAGGACCCGGTTTACAACTCCGAGCAGGTCACCATGCTCGTGAACAAGATCCTGCGTGACGGCAAGAAGTCCACCGCTGAGCGCATCGTTTACGGCGCTCTTGAGGTTTGCCGCGAGAAGACCGGTACCGACCCGGTTGGCACCCTGGAGAAGGCTCTGGGCAACATCCGCCCGGACCTCGAGGTCCGCTCCCGCCGCGTGGGTGGCGCTACCTACCAGGTGCCGGTTGAGGTTAAGCCGGCTCGTTCCAACACCCTGGCTTTGCGTTGGTTGGTGACCTTCACCCGTCAGCGTCGTGAGAACAGCATGATCGAGCGTCTCGCCAACGAGATCCTCGATGCATCCAACGGCCTGGGCGCTTCTGTTAAGCGTCGTGAGGATACTCACAAGATGGCTGAGGCCAACCGCGCCTTCGCTCACTACCGCTGGTAATCCCGCCGGTAGAACCCGCCACATGGCATCATGGCTCGAACAGCGATATCATCGTTTACCTGCGCTGACAGTGCGTGTTCTCGCTCCCTTTGGTGGAGCTCTGCACGCTAGCTAGTGGGGAACCTAAACTTGAATAGCGTTGTTCGGGCTATTTTTTATGGCGTGGGCTTTAGCTCTCACGCTGACGAAGAAGCCTAGACGTGGCAAAATAGACCAAGACCTATCCATGAAGACGTCATTTGAAGTTGCGTCAGTGCATAACTGACGCCGGCGTCGACGACAATTAAGTTGGGGTATTAACTGTGGCACAAGAAGTGCTTAAGGATCTGCACAAGGTCCGCAATATCGGCATCATGGCGCACATCGATGCGGGTAAGACCACCACCACCGAGCGCATCCTCTACTACACCGGCATCAACCGCAAGGTCGGCGAGACCCACGACGGTGGCGCCACCACTGACTGGATGGAGCAGGAGAAGGAGCGCGGCATTACCATTACGTCCGCCGCTGTGACCTGTTTCTGGAACAATAACCAGATCAACATCATTGACACCCCGGGTCACGTGGACTTCACCGTTGAGGTTGAGCGCTCCCTGCGTGTTCTCGACGGCGCTGTTGCTGTCTTCGACGGTAAGGAAGGCGTGGAGCCGCAGTCCGAGCAGGTGTGGCGCCAGGCTGCTAAGTACGACGTTCCCCGTGTCTGCTTCGTCAACAAGATGGACAAGCTGGGCGCTGACTTCTACTTCACCGTTCAGACCATCATCGATCGCCTCGGCGCTAAGCCGTTGGTTATGCAGCTGCCGATCGGTGCTGAGGATGATTTCGACGGCGTCGTCGACCTGATCAACATGCAGGCCATCACTTGGCGCGGCAAGACCGAGATTGGTACCGATGGCACCATCGAGGAGATCCCGGCCGACCTTCAGGAGAAGGCTGAGGAGTACCGCGAGAAGCTGCTCGAGACCGTCGCTGAGTCTGACGAAGAGCTCATGGAGAAGTACTTCGGCGGCGAAGAGCTGACCATTGAGGAAATCAAGGGCGCTATCCGCAAGCTGACCGTTAACTCCGAGATCTACCCGGTCTTCTGCGGTACCGCTTACCGCAACAAGGGTGTTCAGCCGCTGCTCGACGCCATTGTTGACTACCTCCCGAACCCTCTGGACATCGGCGAGGTCAACGGTACCTCCCTCGATGGCGAGGAGACCCTGACCCGTAAGCCTTCCGTTCAGGAGCCGTTCTCCGCACTGGCCTTCAAGATTGCCGTACACCCGTTCTTCGGCAAGCTCACCTACGTGCGCGTTTACTCCGGCCAGGCTATCCCAGGCGAGAACATGCTCAACTCCACCAAGAACAAGAAGGAGCGCGTGGGCAAGCTCTTCCAGATGCACGCGAACAAGGAGAACCCGGTCGAGCACGCTGACGCCGGTAACATCTACGCGTTCATCGGCCTGAAGGAAACCACCACCGGTGATACCCTCTGTAACCCGGACAACCCGATCATCCTCGAGTCCATGGACTTCCCGGATCCGGTTATCCAGGTTGCTATTGAACCGAAGACCAAGGCTGACCAGGAGAAGCTGGGTACCGCTATTCAGAAGTTGGCTGAAGAGGACCCGACCTTCACGGTCCAGCTCGACGAAGAATCCGGCCAGACCGTTATCGGCGGCATGGGTGAGCTGCACCTGGACGTCTTGGTTGACCGTATGAAGCGCGAGTTCAAGGTTGAGGCAAACATCGGTAACCCGCAGGTTGCTTACCGTGAGACCATTCGCAAGAAGGTTGAGTCCCTGGACTACACCCACAAGAAGCAGACCGGTGGTTCCGGCCAGTTCGCAAAGGTTATCGTCACCATCGAGCCTTATAACCCGGATCCGGAAGAGCTGGAAGAGGGCGAGTCCGCAACCTACAAGTTCGAGAACTCCGTCACCGGTGGCCGTGTTCCGAAGGAGTACATTCCGTCCGTCGACGCGGGTATCCAGGACGCTATGCAGTACGGCTTCGTTGCTGGCTTCCCGCTGGTGAACATCAAGGCCACCCTCGAGGATGGTGCTTACCACGATGTTGACTCCTCTGAGATGGCCTTCAAGCTCGCTGGCTCCCAGGTCCTCAAGGAGGCCGTTGCTAAGGCAAAGCCGGTTCTGCTTGAGCCGATCATGGCCGTTGAGGTCGTGACCCCGGAGGAGTACATGGGTACCGTTAACGGTGACATCTCCTCCCGCCGTGGCCAGGTCTTCGCTATGGAAGACCGCTCCGGCGCCAAGGTGGTTAAGGCTAAGGTTCCGCTGTCCGAGATGTTCGGCTACATTGGTGACCTGCGTTCTTCCACCGCTGGTCGTGCAAACTTCACCATGGTCTTCGATTCCTACGCTGAGGTTCCCTCCTCCGTGGCACAGGAGATCATCGAGGAGCGCACCGGCGCCAAGGCCTAAGGCTTAAGGGGATCCGATCGATTCCCTTGCCTGTGGGGGCTGGTAGTCTTCGCCAGTAGGCACCAGCTCCCAACGCTGGGGAGGTAGCGGTCCGCTGAGTGCGTAAAGGTTTTTGCGCGTTGAGCCGGCCGTTACCCTCCCAGGATCCTTTAAATTGATTCTTGTCGAGGGTCAACGTCCGCACGTGTTGGGCGGGGTTACCTCCTATTTGGGCAGTTTGAAAAAACTGCGGCATAAATCTAGGATCGTGTAACTGGCACGTAAGAAAGCGTCATTAGCGCTTATGGGCTTCGGCTCGAAGTGCCAATGGCAATACAAACCACGTGGCTGCGAAATACGTAGCCGCCATAGAGTCCAGGAGGACAAACAGTGGCAAAGGAGAAGTTCGAGCGTACGAAGCCGCATGTGAACATCGGCACCATCGGACACGTCGACCACGGCAAGACCACCACCACCGCAGCGATCACCAAGGTTCTGGCTGACGCTTACCCGGAGGAGAACACCGCTTTCGCATTCGACTCCATCGATAAGGCTCCTGAGGAGAAGGAGCGCGGTATTACCATCAACATCTCCCACGTGGAGTACTCCACCCCGAAGCGCCACTACGCACACGTGGACGCCCCGGGCCACGCCGACTACATCAAGAACATGATTACCGGTGCTGCTCAGATGGACGGTGCCATCCTGGTTGTTGCTGCAACCGATGGCCCGATGCCGCAGACCCGCGAGCACGTTCTTCTGGCTCGCCAGGTTGGCGTTCCGTACATCCTCGTTGCACTGAACAAGTGCGACATGGTTGACGATGAGGAAATCATCGAGCTCGTCGAGATGGAGATCCGCGAGCTGCTTGCTGAGCAGGACTACGACGAGGAAGCTCCGATCGTTCACATCTCCGCTCTGAAGGCTCTCGAGGGCGACGAGAAGTGGGTACAGTCCGTCATCGACCTGATGGACGCCTGCGACGAGTCCATCCCGGATCCGGAGCGCGAGCTGGACAAGCCGTTCCTGATGCCGATCGAGGACATCTTCACCATTACCGGCCGCGGTACCGTTGTTACCGGCCGTGTTGAGCGTGGCTCCCTGAACGTCAACGAGGACATCGAGATCATCGGTATCAAGGACAAGTCCATGTCCACCACCGTTACCGGTATCGAGATGTTCCGCAAGATGATGGACTACACCGAGGCTGGCGACAACTGTGGTCTGCTTCTGCGTGGTACCAAGCGTGAAGAGGTTGAGCGTGGCCAGGTTTGCATCAAGCCGGGCGCTTACACCCCGCACACCAAGTTCGAGGGTTCCGTCTACGTCCTGAAGAAGGAAGAGGGCGGCCGCCACACCCCGTTCATGGACAACTACCGTCCGCAGTTCTACTTCCGCACCACCGACGTTACCGGCGTTATCAAGCTGCCTGAGGGCACCGAGATGGTTATGCCGGGCGACAACGTTGAGATGTCCGTAGAGCTCATCCAGCCGGTCGCTATGGACGAGGGCCTGCGCTTCGCTATCCGCGAGGGCTCCCGTACCGTCGGCGCTGGCCGCGTTACCAAGATCCTCGGCTAATTCTCGCTAGGGCTTAAGGCCCTTCCTGATTAGCAGGTCTGTAAGCCGCTCAATCCCTGATGGGGTTGGGCGGCTTTGGTGATCGTGGGCCTACTAGGCTTAGGAGTCATGTTTGACCCAACCCGTATTGACCGAACCCTCGCCGCTCTGCGTGCCGCGTGGGAAGGCCAACCGGACTTACCCTTGGGAACTCTGTTCGGAATGCTGGCGGCGGAAGGATACGGCTGGGGCGTGCCTGACGACGAACTCACCGCCCGCCTAGAGTCCATGGCAGCCGTCCACCCGCCGCTCGTGCCTCTCGACGGCCACCTCATCACCGAAGGCCTCTGGCTCGTCGTTACCCCGTTTCACCGCGTCACCTTGACGCCCACAGTCCCTACCTATTCTCCTCAGGGCCCTGTTGTTCAGACTTCCGCCGAGTCCTCAGAGCACCCAGTGTCCAATGTGCCCACCGCGCTTCGAGCGGGCGTGGTTGACAAGGATCCCACCGAGTCCTCACGGTGCCTCGATGAGCAGCGCATCCCAAGCCAGTTTCAAGAGGACTACGCCTCTAATTCCCAGCCGCATCGAGCCACGTGCGTGGCAGTCGTACGGCCGGTATCGAAGGAAGGACAACGAGGGCAACCTGTGGCGTGGCAGGTCTCAGCACTCCGTCCGGTGGGCCCTGGCCGCCCGCTTGTCCTCGCAGACACTGAAGGTTTCGAGCACCGCTTTGGTGTTATCGAGTCTGTTACCCGGCTGCGCGAAGACCATCGCAGCTTGACTGGATTGAAGCGCCGCAGCGTGGGGGACCGCGTGTGGTTCATCCGCACCGAAACGGAAACCATCCTCCTCGACCTGGGGTTGCCCGCAAATCGTGGACACGTAGTGGAGCTACCTAGTGGTTAGGCAGCTATTTCTTTTCTGCTGTTGATTGCGCCGGTGTGGTTCTCGAAGTCGACGGGGCTGACCATTCCGAGTGCAGAGTGCCGGCGCCGACGGTTGTAGACGACTTCAATCCAGTAGGCAACGGCCTTGCGTGCAGCATCACGGGTAGGCCATCGCTTACGGTCGTAGAATTCAGTCTTTAGCGTCGACCAGAACGACTCAGCCATCGCGTTATCGAAGCACACACCAGTACGCCCCACAGACTGAGCAATGCCCAGTCTGCTGCAGACCTCCCAGAGCTTCTCACTGGTAAATTGCGTTCCGCGGTCAGCGTGAAACACCAGCCCATCAGGAACATCACCGCGCAGTGTATGCGCCATCCGCAGGGCCCGTTCGACCAGGTGTGTGTCTTGCACGCTATCCATAGCCCAGCCCAGCACTCTGCGGGAATGACCATCGCGGACCGCGCACAAGTACAACCAGCCCTCACCGGTGCGAAGGTAGGTAATATCTGACATCCACACTCGGTTGAGCTCACCAGTATCAAACATGCGCTTGACCAGGTCAGGAAGACTCGACTTACGCTTGGCTTGGATTGTAGTCACCGGGACAAAGGCACGCGGTGAAATCCCTTCAATGCCCATCATGCGCATCCGCTTCGCCACAGTCTTACGGTTAAGCGAAATGTGGTAGCGCTCGGCAAGCTCTGCGGTGATCCGCGGAGCACCATAAACCTCATCGGAGTCTTTCCAAATCTGATGAATCTTACGGTCAACATCATCGTAAAATGCTGCCCGATCATCCTTTCCGGATAGTCGTTTCTGCTGCACATGGGCCCATTTGTAGTATCCAGACCGAGATACTTTTAATAGTCGTGCCATGCGCTTGATGCTGTAGTTCGCCTTCTCCTGCTGCATTAGTTCGAACTTTTCTGCTCGCGTTGCCTCAAAGCGAAGAAGGCTGTCGCTTTTGACAAAAACTCGTTATCCATCTTGGCTTCCGCCAACTCACGGCGCAGACGAGCATTCTCAGCACGAAGATCAGCCTCACTCATCCCATCCGAGGCTCCTCGGCGTTCACGCTCGAGTTTGACCCACCGGCCTAAAAGCCCGGCGGAAACACCGATTTCCTTAGCCACATGGGCAATTGGGCGCTCTGACTCGATTACCAGGTTCGCGGCCTCACGCCGGTACTCCGGCGTGTACTTCTTGCGCTGTTGACTCACAATGAACATCCTCTCTTACGGACACAAGATCCGTACAAATAGGGTGTCCACTAAACGAGGGTAACCTCAGACCACGGTCTGCATATCATCGAGCGCAAAAACCGGGAGCTCATCCGCACTGATTTCTCGTGGCATCGCATCGAGGCAGGCGAAGTCGGAAGCCCATTCTGTGTTCACCTCTCACGCGGGTCCATGCACACGTTTGGCGTCATCAAGGAGCTTATCCTTGCCGAGTCAGAGCCCTGGAGTGCTCCTCCCTCGCCACCCCTTTAATCAGTCCTGGTGCGCCGAGCCTTACTAGGGCTGGCCTTGATTGGCGGGTTCGCCTTTAAGAGCTAAGGGTCCCCGTTGCATATGCCGCTTCCCGTGGCCTGTGAAGCGTAGTCGGGGATCCTGCCAGCCTGGCTTCGCCTTTAAGGGCTTAAGGATCCCGTAGCTCTTGCTGCTTCCGGCAGCACGTGAAGCCGGACTTGGGATCGCCGGATTGCCCGTTAGTCTGGCTTTGGATGATGGGTAGCGCTGGCATAAAGCTCGCAGGTTTTCCTGCGTGCCTTGTTGTGGTTTGTGGGTGGTGGTGTCTGAAGGATCGCCGGTGTGCCCGCGAACCTTCCCTCGGTTGGCGGGTAGCGGTGTTGTCGCTGGTGGTGAGCCGTTTCCTTTCAGTTGTTGCTGTGTGTGGTGGCTGGGGTTAGCTGCTGTCGGGTGGTGGGTCCGGTGGTTGTTGTGGTGTTGTGTCTAGGGTTTGGACCGGTGATCCTTGGGCTGTGGCCTGTGCCTTTGCGGCTGCTTTCTCGGTGTTGAGTCTGGCTAGTGCTTCTTGGTATTCCGGCATTGCGGTTATCGGTGCACCCCAGGGTGGGATGAAGCTAACCCCGGTGTTGAGTCGGTACATGTAGCCGCGTCCGGTAGGTCTTTGTGGGTCATCGTCGTTAATGCCGTTGTGGTAGGCGCACAGGAAGGTGAGGTTTTTGATGTTGGTAAAGCCACCTGCTTGCCAGGGGATGAGGTGGTGGACTTGGCAGTAATCGGCTGGTTTGTTGCAGCCTGGTCTTGAGCAGGTGTGGAATTCCGCGTGCAGGCTAAGGCGTTGGTTGAGGTTTGCTCCGCGCGATAGGCGCCAGGTGTTGATGGGCCCGTCAAGAGGGTGGACGAGGGTGGCGTAGCCTATTTCGGCAAACGTGTGGGTGAGAAACTCTGCGCCTGTCATGCGCGCGCCGTTAGTCAGGTTGAGCTCTATTTCATCACCCTCGCCGCTGATGATCTGGTCCAACTCATTTAATGTGACGATGACTTGGGTGCGCACCGCGGGTGTGGATCCAGTGCCTTCTTTGAAGAAGACGTCATTGGCGGCTTGAAGGAGGTCGGTGGTGTTGGTGGATTCTAAGACTGCGCGCATGTTGGCAATCGTGGTG contains:
- a CDS encoding ECF transporter S component, translated to MNSVSHGGFVNSGETANGVASRSLNWRVVDIVVASVLGVACGIVFLAWNTVGYAWFQAMDALTPGLGGIATGIWLLGGVVGGLIIRKPGAALYVELLAAIVSAVLGSQWGISTLYSGIAQGIGVEIVLAIFLYRRFGLGIAMLGGMAAGWGAFVLELFTSGNLGKTLQFNIIYLVTLSISGAVLAGAVGYFVVKALAKTGALDRFAVGREQHSA
- a CDS encoding ABC transporter ATP-binding protein gives rise to the protein MADVGSAGATKLVARGYGWTHAGRRAPALADIDLVVSPGEKVLLCGDSGSGKSTLLAAIAGVLGGDDEGTRVGEILLEDASGHVEPPGRTIPVGLVLQDPDSQVIAARVGDDVAFGCENLAYPRSEIWQRVSAALSMVGPSVDLSFPTEQLSGGQKQRLALAGVIAMGAGMVLLDEPTANLDPEGAREVIEAVTTMVERTGATLIVVEHQHAAWKGVLDRAIELKDGRIVADGPLDTVVASRSISGLPRAREIGGTSPSNTGAVPETAALWSTDLVTRFGPPRSYALPRGMSTVITGPNGAGKTTWLMTVAGLLPAVSGEIGVAEYVRRGLKGSPLTWKSRELADRIGFVFQNPEHQFVARTVAEELRVAPRVMHREVPEARIAELVESLRLGHLLNANPFTLSGGEKRRLSVATALVTAPEVLLLDEPTFGQDPHTFTELVWLLRRMADEGTTIASVTHDPLFISALGDHRVEVSRG
- a CDS encoding energy-coupling factor transporter transmembrane component T family protein yields the protein MFVWVTPLLLSVDWVSAVVSLVMTLLFAPLCGVSWPRLVKAGWFLFLIAPLSGISMLLYGAPGGREYFSWWLITVSDNSLELAIAITVRVLAVALPMVVLARDIDPTELGDALSQILKLPSRFVIGAVAGVRMMTLFKSDWQYLAMARRARGLTDEGRIKHLITMSFGLLVLALRRGGKLATAMEARGFGRTPPGGGQRTWARPSRLAGRDWLVMVVGTGLAALPVVVSVLSGSWRFFGL
- a CDS encoding isopentenyl transferase family protein; this encodes MQDTDRTDHREGGKGTADTNAAEMDRLLNDVMSLAAARKRPMRPITVLIDGPSGAGKTWTSVALAERTGWRVVHLDEFYPGWHGLQEGSKMVSEQVLRENNPGYWRWDWEANAPKDWASLDERDDLIVEGVGSVTEATVAAANERGSVVTVRIDGPREKRRERALERDPGYEEWFETWEKQEQQHFAERAVEADLTWEWR
- the rpsL gene encoding 30S ribosomal protein S12; translation: MPTIQQLVRKGRHSKKAKVATAGLKGSPQRRGVCTRVYTTTPKKPNSALRKVARVRLTSGIEVSAYIPGEGHNLQEHSMVLVRGGRVKDLPGVRYKIIRGALDTQGVKDRKQARSRYGAKKGQ
- the rpsG gene encoding 30S ribosomal protein S7, with translation MRKNAAPKRPVVKDPVYNSEQVTMLVNKILRDGKKSTAERIVYGALEVCREKTGTDPVGTLEKALGNIRPDLEVRSRRVGGATYQVPVEVKPARSNTLALRWLVTFTRQRRENSMIERLANEILDASNGLGASVKRREDTHKMAEANRAFAHYRW
- the fusA gene encoding elongation factor G, translating into MAQEVLKDLHKVRNIGIMAHIDAGKTTTTERILYYTGINRKVGETHDGGATTDWMEQEKERGITITSAAVTCFWNNNQINIIDTPGHVDFTVEVERSLRVLDGAVAVFDGKEGVEPQSEQVWRQAAKYDVPRVCFVNKMDKLGADFYFTVQTIIDRLGAKPLVMQLPIGAEDDFDGVVDLINMQAITWRGKTEIGTDGTIEEIPADLQEKAEEYREKLLETVAESDEELMEKYFGGEELTIEEIKGAIRKLTVNSEIYPVFCGTAYRNKGVQPLLDAIVDYLPNPLDIGEVNGTSLDGEETLTRKPSVQEPFSALAFKIAVHPFFGKLTYVRVYSGQAIPGENMLNSTKNKKERVGKLFQMHANKENPVEHADAGNIYAFIGLKETTTGDTLCNPDNPIILESMDFPDPVIQVAIEPKTKADQEKLGTAIQKLAEEDPTFTVQLDEESGQTVIGGMGELHLDVLVDRMKREFKVEANIGNPQVAYRETIRKKVESLDYTHKKQTGGSGQFAKVIVTIEPYNPDPEELEEGESATYKFENSVTGGRVPKEYIPSVDAGIQDAMQYGFVAGFPLVNIKATLEDGAYHDVDSSEMAFKLAGSQVLKEAVAKAKPVLLEPIMAVEVVTPEEYMGTVNGDISSRRGQVFAMEDRSGAKVVKAKVPLSEMFGYIGDLRSSTAGRANFTMVFDSYAEVPSSVAQEIIEERTGAKA
- the tuf gene encoding elongation factor Tu, with the protein product MAKEKFERTKPHVNIGTIGHVDHGKTTTTAAITKVLADAYPEENTAFAFDSIDKAPEEKERGITINISHVEYSTPKRHYAHVDAPGHADYIKNMITGAAQMDGAILVVAATDGPMPQTREHVLLARQVGVPYILVALNKCDMVDDEEIIELVEMEIRELLAEQDYDEEAPIVHISALKALEGDEKWVQSVIDLMDACDESIPDPERELDKPFLMPIEDIFTITGRGTVVTGRVERGSLNVNEDIEIIGIKDKSMSTTVTGIEMFRKMMDYTEAGDNCGLLLRGTKREEVERGQVCIKPGAYTPHTKFEGSVYVLKKEEGGRHTPFMDNYRPQFYFRTTDVTGVIKLPEGTEMVMPGDNVEMSVELIQPVAMDEGLRFAIREGSRTVGAGRVTKILG
- a CDS encoding IS3 family transposase (programmed frameshift), which produces MFIVSQQRKKYTPEYRREAANLVIESERPIAHVAKEIGVSAGLLGRWVKLERERRGASDGMSEADLRAENARLRRELAEAKMDNEFLFKSDSLLRFEATRAEKFELMQQEKANYSIKRMARLLKVSRSGYYKWAHVQQKRLSGKDDRAAFYDDVDRKIHQIWKDSDEVYGAPRITAELAERYHISLNRKTVAKRMRMMGIEGISPRAFVPVTTIQAKRKSSLPDLVKRMFDTGELNRVWMSDITYLRTGEGWLYLCAVRDGHSRRVLGWAMDSVQDTHLVERALRMAHTLRGDVPDGLVFHADRGTQFTSEKLWEVCSRLGIAQSVGRTGVCFDNAMAESFWSTLKTEFYDRKRWPTRDAARKAVAYWIEVVYNRRRRHSALGMVSPVDFENHTGAINSRKEIAA
- a CDS encoding HNH endonuclease signature motif containing protein is translated as MGDIETYLRLRNSGIALVEHAPGSPDELRALGADASDATELAGLHQVYFGPTRFSGKQRKARHAALAQKHSLGTLTLIETYTARVKKTLDAWNLRAKLAATPAHRIPHVAAARLKELRAKRTAKPGVRITYREQGPNTLSITDDATTIANMRAVLESTNTTDLLQAANDVFFKEGTGSTPAVRTQVIVTLNELDQIISGEGDEIELNLTNGARMTGAEFLTHTFAEIGYATLVHPLDGPINTWRLSRGANLNQRLSLHAEFHTCSRPGCNKPADYCQVHHLIPWQAGGFTNIKNLTFLCAYHNGINDDDPQRPTGRGYMYRLNTGVSFIPPWGAPITAMPEYQEALARLNTEKAAAKAQATAQGSPVQTLDTTPQQPPDPPPDSS